From the genome of Niabella agricola, one region includes:
- a CDS encoding SMP-30/gluconolactonase/LRE family protein — protein MFNPQGHRIAYIPVPEKWTANVCFGGKNRDLLFMTAGTSIYTLRMQVKGIKKF, from the coding sequence GTGTTTAATCCTCAGGGCCACCGGATTGCCTATATCCCGGTTCCTGAAAAGTGGACCGCCAATGTTTGTTTTGGAGGAAAGAACCGCGACCTGCTTTTTATGACTGCCGGAACCAGTATCTATACGCTTCGGATGCAGGTAAAAGGCATCAAGAAGTTTTAA